One window of the Nicotiana tabacum cultivar K326 chromosome 4, ASM71507v2, whole genome shotgun sequence genome contains the following:
- the LOC107806540 gene encoding bidirectional sugar transporter SWEET13-like: MANHPLIFAFGILGNIFSFMVFISPVPTFYGIVKKKSAEGFQSVPYVVALFSSMLWIYYAMVKTNETLIITINSFGCIAETIYVAIYFAYATKKARMQTLRLVLLLNFGGFGLILFLTQILCKGPKRAEVVGWICMAFSISVFVAPLSIMGRVIRTKSVEFMPFNLSLTLTLSAVMWFLYGLLLRDIYVTVPNIAGIILGMLQMVLYGIYRNAKPNEAEEKKLPTVVKLEEQQPTTVNSEVNPVSFPSTDSTENEDAKDGKNLEVAQINSPV, encoded by the exons ATGGCAAACCATCCTTTGATCTTTGCCTTTGGCATTTTGG GTAACATATTCTCCTTCATGGTGTTTATTTCGCCAGT ACCTACATTTTATGGGATCGTTAAGAAGAAATCAGCGGAAGGGTTTCAATCGGTGCCGTATGTTGTTGCATTATTTAGTTCAATGCTTTGGATTTACTATGCAATGGTTAAgacgaatgaaacccttatcatcACCATCAACTCCTTTGGCTGCATTGCGGAGACTATATATGTTGCTATTTATTTTGCTTATGCGACTAAAAAAGCAAGG ATGCAAACACTGAGACTTGTCCTACTGTTGAATTTCGGTGGCTTTggattgattcttttccttacCCAAATTTTATGCAAAGGACCAAAACGAGCTGAAGTTGTTGGATGGATTTGCATGGCGTTTTCTATTAGTGTATTTGTAGCACCTCTAAGCATTATG GGGCGGGTAATACGGACCAAAAGTGTGGAGTTCATGCCATTTAACCTGTCGTTAACCCTTACACTTAGTGCTGTAATGTGGTTTTTATACGGTTTACTTTTGAGGGACATCTATGTCACG GTACCAAATATTGCGGGAATCATACTTGGAATGCTCCAAATGGTATTATATGGAATATACAGAAACGCCAAGCCAAATGAGGCAGAAGAGAAGAAACTACCCACGGTTGTGAAGCTGGAGGAGCAGCAGCCTACAACAGTTAATTCTGAGGTTAATCCAGTTAGTTTCCCATCCACGGACAGTACTGAAAATGAAGATGCTAAAGATGGTAAAAATCTTGAAGTCGCACAAATTAATTCTCCAGTGTAA